One window from the genome of Lysobacter helvus encodes:
- a CDS encoding PLP-dependent aminotransferase family protein yields the protein MDLVLDGNGPRYMQLVRALKQAIASGRLPGGTRLPASRDLARDLVVSRTTVVAAFDQLRAEGLLTGRVGSGSYVNAPASPTQRPPVARRSVLPQSAYSRRARELHDPDDLSGRRLPGMRHAFQYALPLVNAALNTAWLRELGRAAPYVRPNYPMPQGLPSLREAICKHVTRTRGLQCTPQDILVVSGAQQAISLAARVLVDPGDDVVIEEPQYFGARTILQMHGANLIGVPVDAEGLRTDRLPNRPAKLVCLTPSHHFPTGAVLSLSRRIDVLQYARQCAGWILEDDYDGEFRQDAQPVPALQSIDRDGRVLYVGSFSKTLFPSMRLGYIVMPSGLHDDFLAAKWAADFGTPALEQAALAQLITTGAYERHLRAASKRLVERRHALCDAIVRQCGARVTLRPSHAGMHVLAEVTGLSAAEGVQLIRHARERGLGLYPATNCYLDPPDRCELLMGYGAMSTRDVREAVTLFAACLDSWALRAHGPALRLAHSR from the coding sequence ATGGACCTGGTTCTCGACGGAAACGGCCCGCGCTACATGCAACTGGTACGGGCGCTAAAACAGGCGATCGCGTCTGGGCGCCTGCCCGGCGGCACGCGCTTGCCCGCCAGCCGCGACCTCGCGCGCGACCTCGTTGTCTCCCGCACCACCGTGGTGGCGGCGTTTGACCAACTGCGCGCCGAAGGCCTGTTGACGGGACGTGTTGGGTCGGGGAGCTACGTGAATGCGCCGGCGTCGCCGACGCAGCGACCACCCGTTGCGCGCCGCTCGGTGTTGCCGCAAAGCGCCTACAGCCGGCGGGCACGCGAGCTGCACGACCCCGACGACCTCTCAGGTCGCCGGCTGCCCGGGATGCGCCACGCGTTCCAGTACGCGCTGCCGCTCGTCAATGCGGCGCTGAATACCGCGTGGCTGCGGGAACTCGGGCGCGCCGCGCCCTACGTCCGGCCGAACTACCCGATGCCGCAGGGGTTGCCATCTCTGCGCGAAGCGATCTGCAAGCACGTCACGCGCACGCGCGGGCTGCAGTGCACCCCCCAGGACATCCTCGTCGTAAGCGGTGCGCAACAAGCGATTTCCTTGGCCGCGCGCGTGCTGGTCGATCCGGGCGACGACGTGGTGATCGAAGAGCCGCAGTACTTCGGCGCTCGCACGATTCTGCAGATGCACGGTGCGAACCTCATCGGTGTCCCCGTCGACGCGGAGGGCCTGCGTACCGATCGGTTACCGAACCGTCCCGCCAAACTGGTCTGCCTCACGCCTTCGCACCACTTTCCCACGGGGGCGGTGCTCTCGCTTTCGCGGCGGATCGACGTCCTGCAATACGCGCGGCAGTGTGCAGGCTGGATCCTCGAAGATGACTACGACGGCGAGTTCCGCCAGGATGCGCAACCAGTGCCTGCGTTGCAGTCGATCGATCGCGATGGCCGCGTGCTTTACGTGGGATCGTTCTCGAAGACGCTGTTTCCGTCGATGCGCCTGGGCTACATCGTGATGCCGTCGGGACTGCACGATGATTTCCTGGCTGCCAAGTGGGCGGCGGATTTCGGCACGCCGGCCCTGGAGCAGGCTGCACTCGCGCAACTGATCACTACCGGCGCTTACGAGCGCCACCTCCGTGCAGCGAGCAAACGCCTGGTCGAACGCCGGCACGCGCTGTGCGATGCGATCGTGCGCCAGTGCGGTGCCCGGGTCACACTGCGGCCATCGCATGCGGGCATGCATGTGCTTGCCGAGGTCACGGGGCTGTCAGCGGCCGAGGGCGTCCAGCTGATCCGCCACGCGCGCGAGCGCGGCTTGGGGTTGTATCCGGCAACGAATTGCTACCTGGATCCGCCCGATCGCTGCGAATTGCTGATGGGTTATGGCGCGATGTCGACGCGTGATGTACGCGAGGCGGTCACGTTGTTCGCAGCGTGCCTGGACAGTTGGGCTTTGCGCGCGCATGGCCCTGCGCTGCGATTGGCCCACTCGCGTTGA
- a CDS encoding TetR/AcrR family transcriptional regulator translates to MTARSGTRRGLVVSCAYDLARVAGLEGITIGRVATLSCISKSGLLAHFNTREGLQIAVLDFATELFLHSVMTTANRTERGRPRLRAMMQQWFECLRDAGPACVLLAATCEYDGRTGPQRDLLVRYQQRWRAEVVSAIDLARQMDELSPGEESAQVAFELCAIAIALHHQASALGYDAARLRADISLERLLSTLSLHA, encoded by the coding sequence ATGACGGCACGCAGCGGTACACGGCGCGGCCTCGTCGTGTCGTGTGCGTACGACCTCGCGCGCGTGGCGGGACTGGAAGGCATCACCATCGGTCGCGTCGCGACACTTTCGTGCATTTCCAAAAGCGGATTGCTCGCGCATTTCAACACTCGTGAGGGCTTGCAGATCGCGGTGCTGGATTTCGCCACCGAGCTCTTCTTGCATTCGGTGATGACAACTGCGAATCGCACGGAGCGCGGAAGGCCGCGCCTGCGCGCGATGATGCAGCAGTGGTTCGAATGCTTGCGCGACGCGGGTCCAGCCTGCGTGCTGCTCGCCGCCACCTGCGAATACGACGGCCGCACCGGTCCGCAGCGTGACCTGCTCGTCCGATATCAACAGCGGTGGCGCGCCGAAGTAGTGAGTGCGATCGATCTTGCGCGACAAATGGATGAGCTGTCGCCCGGGGAGGAGTCGGCACAGGTGGCATTCGAGCTGTGCGCCATCGCGATTGCGTTGCACCACCAAGCCAGCGCGCTCGGCTACGATGCCGCGCGCCTGCGCGCAGATATCTCGCTAGAGCGCCTGCTGAGCACGCTGAGCCTGCACGCATGA
- the rarD gene encoding EamA family transporter RarD: MAIAFGVWGVMPLYWHLLAVVPAEEILIHRMFWSFAVLAAIVLFRGNFTPVLSALKSRAIGGPLVLSSLLISTNWGLYIWAVNHGRVLDAALGYFINPLMNVALGVVVLGERMRPAPWVAVVIASAGVVVQAAKVGHVPWIALALALSFGCYGLVRKIVAVDSLVGFSVETAYMVVPAGIALAWYSWSGHGIFLNAASPDHRLSLDALLILTGAATAYPLIEFSKGLRVVPMATVGLMQFIAPILQFACGVLVLDAPFALSDAAGTCSYGQHSFCSLPTC; this comes from the coding sequence GTGGCAATCGCGTTCGGCGTGTGGGGGGTCATGCCGCTCTATTGGCATTTGCTCGCAGTCGTGCCGGCGGAGGAGATCCTGATCCACCGGATGTTCTGGAGTTTCGCCGTGCTGGCGGCCATCGTGCTGTTCCGCGGCAACTTCACCCCTGTCTTGAGCGCCTTGAAGTCGCGCGCGATCGGAGGGCCGCTTGTGCTCAGTTCCCTGCTGATCAGCACGAATTGGGGGCTGTATATCTGGGCGGTCAATCACGGCCGTGTCCTGGACGCCGCGCTGGGTTACTTCATCAACCCGCTCATGAACGTCGCTCTTGGTGTCGTGGTGCTTGGGGAACGGATGCGTCCCGCGCCATGGGTCGCTGTCGTGATCGCTTCGGCTGGAGTGGTCGTCCAGGCAGCGAAGGTTGGACATGTTCCGTGGATTGCGCTTGCGTTGGCGCTTTCGTTTGGATGCTACGGGCTTGTTCGCAAAATCGTCGCGGTCGATTCGTTGGTCGGCTTCTCAGTTGAAACCGCGTACATGGTCGTCCCGGCAGGGATCGCGCTTGCTTGGTACTCCTGGAGCGGCCACGGGATCTTCTTGAATGCAGCATCGCCGGATCACCGACTCTCTCTCGATGCCTTGTTGATACTCACGGGGGCGGCCACGGCCTATCCGCTGATCGAGTTCTCCAAGGGGCTGCGCGTCGTTCCCATGGCGACGGTGGGGCTGATGCAGTTCATCGCACCGATCTTGCAATTCGCCTGCGGCGTGCTGGTGCTGGATGCGCCGTTCGCGCTATCAGACGCAGCGGGTACCTGCTCGTATGGGCAGCACTCATTCTGTTCACTGCCGACATGTTGA
- a CDS encoding cupin domain-containing protein yields the protein MNSTFPTAEEHASLAAEFPAMSMFDIFAEQTRITGSYTNKVLANINQECLRLAVFEGEYRWHHHPDSDELFLVVTGSLQIDFANGAQVTLTQWECLVVPRGTTHRTRALGRTVNLTFERLGAQTVFSEGPPNTTPPCLES from the coding sequence ATGAATTCCACTTTTCCAACGGCAGAAGAGCACGCCTCGCTTGCTGCCGAGTTCCCTGCCATGTCGATGTTTGACATATTCGCCGAGCAGACTCGGATCACGGGTTCATACACCAACAAGGTGCTGGCGAACATCAACCAGGAGTGCCTGCGCCTGGCGGTCTTCGAAGGTGAGTATCGTTGGCATCACCATCCGGACTCCGACGAGTTGTTCCTCGTCGTCACCGGAAGCCTCCAGATCGATTTCGCCAACGGCGCGCAAGTCACGCTGACTCAGTGGGAATGCTTGGTGGTTCCGAGAGGCACCACGCATCGAACGCGGGCGCTAGGACGCACGGTCAACCTCACCTTTGAAAGGCTGGGCGCCCAAACCGTCTTTTCGGAAGGGCCGCCGAATACGACTCCGCCCTGCCTCGAATCTTGA
- a CDS encoding phytanoyl-CoA dioxygenase family protein produces the protein MLSAAQKDQFARDGYLIFDPGIPLKLIDSAVAALDSLYLDSDQTPDTTASVVAYRDDRRIQDAWKIVEQIKAMAVAPRVIGALRDLYDRQPLPFQTLNFRVGSEQKTHSDTIHFNSDPAGFMCGVWVALEDIDHSNGPVAYYPGTHAWPEATLSDVDLFLAGSHIRLWLRRGLARLKRQHRRDRDATADYLAYERMIADRIARAGMVAQYATIKKGQAFIWAANLLHGGSVQLDRNRTRHSLVTHYFFEGCRHHTPLLKRGGETCWRAPAWIA, from the coding sequence GTGCTATCCGCCGCCCAGAAGGACCAGTTCGCACGAGACGGATACCTGATCTTCGACCCCGGGATTCCGCTAAAGCTTATCGACAGCGCCGTCGCAGCACTGGATTCCCTCTACTTGGATTCCGACCAAACGCCAGACACGACTGCGAGTGTCGTGGCCTATCGTGACGACCGGCGAATCCAGGATGCGTGGAAGATTGTCGAGCAGATCAAAGCCATGGCAGTCGCACCCCGCGTCATCGGTGCGCTTCGCGATCTTTACGATCGACAGCCCTTGCCATTCCAGACGCTAAATTTCCGAGTTGGATCCGAACAGAAGACACACTCCGATACGATCCACTTCAACTCCGATCCCGCCGGCTTCATGTGCGGAGTCTGGGTCGCGCTCGAAGACATCGACCACTCAAATGGGCCAGTGGCGTATTACCCCGGGACCCATGCGTGGCCCGAAGCCACACTGTCCGATGTCGACCTGTTCCTTGCGGGATCACACATACGCTTGTGGTTGCGAAGGGGCCTCGCTCGTCTCAAGCGCCAACATCGCCGCGATCGCGACGCCACGGCCGACTACCTAGCTTACGAACGCATGATCGCCGATCGCATCGCCCGCGCCGGAATGGTTGCCCAATACGCAACCATCAAAAAGGGCCAAGCATTCATCTGGGCGGCGAATCTCCTCCATGGCGGCTCAGTGCAACTGGATCGCAACCGGACGCGCCATAGTCTGGTCACCCACTACTTCTTCGAAGGCTGTCGTCACCACACACCATTGCTCAAGCGCGGGGGGGAAACCTGTTGGCGGGCTCCCGCCTGGATTGCTTAG
- a CDS encoding hybrid sensor histidine kinase/response regulator, whose amino-acid sequence MNAPSNLRFLDAPGEVAAMMRAHDWRTSPLGPPEHWPQSLRSVVSLMLRSQFPMFVAWGPSLGFLYNDPYSEILGTKHPDALGRPFEEIWFEIWDDVGPLARRALAGEAVYFENLPLTMLRKGYEEHTWFTFSYSPVIDEQGEVAGMYCACTETTTGVTAERMRLAQMQRLTSLFAQAPGFVAVTRGREHVYEIANPAYLALVGRQNIVGLSVRAALPELDQKFIDQLTQVFETGVPYIGRRVPVGLRREGQDEIEDRIVDFVFQPIADDDGRIDGIFIQGTDISDRVRAEADLRDSEARFRTITNAMPQMVWSALPDGYNDYYNQQWYEFTGLTAGTTEGERWAEVLHPDDLPGAWARWRHSLDTGEEYDIQFRLRHHAGDYRWVLVRAVPVRGDDGAIVRWLGTATDIHEQRVAQDALERSERALREADQRKDEFLAMLAHELRNPLAPISTASQLLLLTSDPTRVRIAGEVIGRQVRHMTELVDDLLDVSRVTRGLVHLDLETVDLKSVVASAIEQVRTLIEARGHALRTRLPPGPLWVRGDRTRLVQILANLLNNAAKYTQEGGEIDLDAEAADGNACVHVRDNGQGIDPVLLPRIFDLFTQADRSPDRTQGGLGIGLALVRSLVALHGGAITADSAGRHHGAVFSVSLPQVQGPVSEDVRTEVTAPREDAVLDIVVVDDNVDAAKTLQSLLQALGHRARVFHRAGDAFDAIVAAPPHVAFLDIGLPDITGHQLARRIRAQLRERTGLLVALSGYGQPHDQAASRDAGMDVHLVKPIDQATLLDVLARAGQGKR is encoded by the coding sequence ATGAACGCTCCATCGAACCTGCGCTTCCTCGATGCGCCCGGCGAGGTTGCGGCCATGATGCGCGCGCACGACTGGCGCACCTCGCCCCTGGGTCCGCCGGAACACTGGCCGCAGTCGCTGCGCAGCGTCGTCAGCCTGATGCTGCGCTCGCAGTTCCCGATGTTCGTGGCGTGGGGGCCGTCGCTCGGGTTCCTCTACAACGATCCGTATTCGGAGATCCTCGGGACGAAACATCCCGACGCGCTCGGGCGGCCGTTCGAGGAGATCTGGTTCGAGATCTGGGACGACGTGGGCCCGCTGGCGCGGCGCGCGCTGGCCGGCGAAGCGGTGTACTTCGAGAACCTGCCGCTGACGATGCTGCGCAAGGGCTACGAAGAGCACACGTGGTTCACCTTCTCCTATTCGCCCGTCATCGACGAGCAGGGCGAAGTCGCGGGCATGTACTGCGCGTGCACGGAAACCACCACGGGCGTCACCGCCGAGCGCATGCGCCTGGCGCAGATGCAGCGGCTGACGTCGCTGTTCGCGCAGGCGCCCGGCTTCGTGGCGGTGACGCGCGGGCGCGAGCACGTGTACGAGATCGCCAATCCAGCGTACCTGGCGCTGGTCGGGCGCCAGAACATCGTCGGGCTCTCGGTGCGCGCGGCGTTGCCCGAGCTCGACCAGAAGTTCATCGACCAGCTCACGCAGGTGTTCGAAACCGGCGTGCCCTACATCGGCCGCCGCGTTCCCGTCGGCCTGCGGCGCGAAGGCCAGGACGAGATCGAGGACCGCATCGTGGACTTCGTGTTCCAGCCGATCGCGGACGACGACGGCCGGATCGACGGCATCTTCATCCAGGGCACCGACATCAGCGACCGCGTGCGCGCCGAAGCGGACCTGCGCGACAGCGAAGCGCGCTTCCGGACGATCACCAACGCGATGCCGCAGATGGTGTGGTCGGCGCTGCCGGATGGATACAACGACTACTACAACCAGCAGTGGTACGAATTCACCGGCCTCACCGCGGGCACGACGGAAGGCGAACGCTGGGCGGAAGTCCTGCACCCCGACGACCTGCCGGGCGCGTGGGCGCGCTGGCGGCATAGCCTGGATACCGGTGAGGAGTACGACATCCAGTTCCGCCTGCGCCACCACGCGGGCGACTATCGCTGGGTGCTGGTGCGCGCGGTGCCCGTGCGCGGCGACGACGGTGCGATCGTGCGCTGGCTGGGCACGGCCACCGACATCCACGAGCAACGCGTCGCGCAGGATGCGCTGGAACGCAGCGAGCGCGCACTGCGCGAGGCGGACCAGCGCAAGGACGAATTCCTCGCGATGCTTGCGCACGAGCTGCGCAATCCGCTCGCGCCGATCAGCACCGCATCGCAGTTGCTGTTGCTGACGTCGGATCCCACGCGCGTGCGCATCGCCGGCGAGGTGATCGGACGCCAGGTGCGCCACATGACGGAACTGGTCGACGACCTGCTCGATGTCTCGCGCGTCACGCGCGGCCTGGTGCACCTGGACCTGGAGACGGTCGACCTCAAGTCGGTGGTCGCCAGCGCCATCGAGCAGGTGCGCACGCTGATCGAAGCGCGCGGCCATGCCTTGCGCACGCGCCTGCCGCCGGGTCCGCTGTGGGTGCGCGGCGACCGCACGCGGCTGGTGCAGATCCTGGCCAACCTGTTGAACAACGCGGCCAAGTACACGCAGGAAGGCGGCGAGATCGACCTGGACGCGGAAGCCGCCGACGGCAACGCCTGCGTCCACGTGCGCGACAACGGACAGGGCATCGACCCCGTGCTCCTGCCGCGAATCTTCGACCTGTTCACGCAGGCGGATCGTTCGCCCGACCGCACGCAGGGCGGGCTCGGCATCGGCCTGGCGCTGGTGCGCAGCCTCGTCGCGCTGCACGGCGGTGCGATCACCGCCGACAGCGCGGGCCGCCACCACGGTGCGGTGTTCAGCGTCAGCCTGCCGCAGGTGCAGGGGCCCGTGTCCGAAGACGTGCGCACCGAGGTGACCGCGCCGCGCGAAGACGCGGTGCTGGACATCGTGGTGGTCGACGACAACGTCGATGCCGCGAAGACCTTGCAGTCGTTGCTGCAGGCACTCGGGCATCGCGCGCGCGTGTTCCATCGTGCCGGCGACGCCTTCGATGCGATCGTCGCGGCGCCGCCGCACGTGGCGTTCCTGGACATCGGCTTGCCGGACATCACCGGCCACCAGCTCGCGCGCCGGATCCGTGCGCAACTGCGCGAACGCACGGGACTGCTGGTCGCGCTTTCGGGCTACGGGCAACCGCACGACCAGGCCGCCTCGCGCGACGCGGGGATGGACGTGCACCTCGTGAAGCCCATCGACCAGGCGACGCTGCTGGACGTGCTGGCGCGCGCGGGGCAGGGGAAGCGCTAG
- a CDS encoding DUF1353 domain-containing protein, giving the protein MTRTQGIACLLWLGLLACADVFAQAPPNPSGEMEFADGQNWTITSPPLRWEIGQSGVWIIVPSGFVHDKASIPPALQSLIHKNGTYTRAAVIHDWLYWSQRCTRDQADNLLVIAMKESNVGWLDRRAVYRGVRVGGASAWNRNAQDRARGELRFNGGMLPEGNMTWPQMRAALKAQGRKDPPIDPRSDYCRFGDSHAVPGPPA; this is encoded by the coding sequence ATGACACGCACCCAGGGAATCGCCTGCCTGTTGTGGCTCGGCCTGCTGGCCTGCGCCGATGTTTTCGCACAGGCCCCGCCCAACCCTTCCGGCGAAATGGAATTCGCCGACGGCCAGAACTGGACGATCACCTCCCCGCCCCTGCGCTGGGAGATCGGCCAGTCGGGCGTGTGGATCATCGTCCCGAGCGGCTTCGTGCACGACAAGGCGAGCATCCCGCCCGCGCTGCAGTCGCTGATCCACAAGAACGGCACGTACACGCGCGCGGCGGTGATCCACGACTGGTTGTACTGGTCGCAGCGCTGCACGCGCGACCAGGCCGACAACCTGCTGGTCATCGCGATGAAGGAAAGCAACGTCGGCTGGCTGGATCGCCGCGCGGTGTATCGCGGCGTGCGCGTGGGCGGCGCGAGTGCATGGAACAGGAATGCGCAGGACCGCGCCCGCGGCGAACTGCGCTTCAACGGCGGCATGCTGCCGGAAGGCAACATGACGTGGCCGCAGATGCGCGCGGCGCTGAAGGCGCAGGGCCGCAAGGATCCGCCGATCGACCCGCGCAGCGATTACTGCAGGTTCGGGGATTCGCACGCGGTGCCGGGGCCGCCGGCCTAG
- a CDS encoding RDD family protein yields the protein MSEIWYVLVDGNAEARTRADIAYLRWTGLLDDDALVRTEGMPDWVPFRDSALASEPPSDVPGFPPRVVVPPTLAVSDDGWQDTTPSPWRRYFARSLDVLVLGALAWLVTAFAMAGISTQLYETVFASPLVDNSIVSGIATCALVLPITALLLGTSGSTIGKWVFGVRVTRQDGRPIGIMAALNREVGVFLKGMGLGIPLVALFTHAFAYSRLSDQGVTAWDKDQPWVVTHRPQGSGQVALYCLGIITIVGGFILLRAL from the coding sequence GTGAGCGAGATCTGGTACGTGCTGGTCGACGGGAACGCCGAGGCCCGCACGCGGGCGGACATCGCCTACCTGCGCTGGACGGGGTTGCTCGACGACGACGCGCTGGTGCGCACCGAAGGCATGCCCGACTGGGTGCCGTTCCGCGACTCCGCCCTGGCGTCGGAGCCGCCCTCGGACGTGCCGGGATTCCCGCCGCGCGTCGTGGTGCCGCCGACATTGGCGGTGAGCGACGACGGCTGGCAGGACACGACGCCTTCGCCGTGGCGCCGCTACTTCGCGCGCTCGCTGGATGTGCTGGTGCTGGGTGCGCTGGCGTGGTTGGTGACTGCGTTCGCGATGGCCGGCATCAGCACGCAGTTGTATGAAACCGTGTTCGCCTCGCCGCTGGTCGATAATTCCATCGTCTCGGGCATCGCGACGTGCGCGCTCGTGTTGCCGATCACCGCGTTGCTGCTCGGCACGAGCGGTTCCACCATCGGCAAGTGGGTCTTCGGCGTGCGCGTCACGCGGCAGGACGGCCGGCCGATCGGGATCATGGCCGCGCTCAACCGCGAGGTCGGCGTGTTCCTCAAGGGCATGGGGCTGGGGATTCCGCTGGTGGCGCTGTTCACGCATGCCTTCGCGTACTCGCGCCTCAGCGACCAGGGCGTGACCGCGTGGGACAAGGATCAACCGTGGGTGGTGACGCACCGCCCGCAGGGCTCGGGCCAGGTTGCGCTGTATTGCCTCGGCATCATCACGATCGTGGGAGGTTTCATCCTCCTTCGCGCGCTGTAA
- a CDS encoding pilin, protein MKKQAAGFTLIELMIVVAIIAILAAIAISQYQDYVIRSQVSEGSSLADGVKTAVGEFVNNRGYYPAANSSAGIATAASIKGEYVSDVNVGTTTGVIIATYAGSKANAKLSTAPAKSLSFSAVRNAGSLEWHCKSATLPQKWCPSSCACSGAP, encoded by the coding sequence ATGAAGAAGCAGGCCGCAGGTTTCACCCTGATCGAGTTGATGATCGTGGTCGCGATCATCGCGATCCTCGCCGCCATCGCGATCAGCCAGTACCAGGATTACGTGATCCGCTCGCAGGTCTCGGAAGGCTCGTCGCTCGCCGACGGCGTCAAGACCGCGGTGGGTGAGTTCGTCAACAACCGTGGCTACTACCCCGCCGCCAACTCGTCGGCCGGCATCGCCACCGCCGCGTCGATCAAGGGCGAATACGTCAGCGACGTCAACGTCGGCACCACCACCGGCGTGATCATCGCCACCTACGCCGGTTCCAAGGCCAACGCCAAGCTGTCCACCGCGCCGGCGAAGTCCTTGTCGTTCTCGGCCGTCCGCAACGCCGGCAGCCTGGAATGGCACTGCAAGAGCGCCACGCTCCCGCAGAAGTGGTGCCCGAGCTCGTGCGCCTGCAGCGGCGCGCCCTGA
- a CDS encoding DUF2950 domain-containing protein: MHHAALRIPRTLLLMAALACTPAFAQQAYPTTDAAAQAFVDALGTQKADQAKLAALLGKDWRTFIPIEGVERTDVDAFLKAYGEKHAIQTGSDGTAHLVVGTNTTWTLPIPLAKDAKGWHFDTRAAADEIRVRRIGRNEDAAIEAAKAYHDAQMDYAEEDRNGDGVMEYARKFFSTDGKHDGLYWAEDDSGEISPLGPLFGDATPGSDWHGYHFRILEAQGPSAPGGAYNYKLGDNMSRGFALIAWPAKYDDTGVMSFMISHDGTLFQKDLGPGGEAQAKSMKAFDPDSSWSEVPASAQ, encoded by the coding sequence ATGCATCACGCCGCGCTTCGCATTCCCCGCACGCTGCTGTTGATGGCGGCCCTCGCCTGCACGCCCGCCTTCGCGCAGCAGGCCTACCCCACCACCGACGCCGCCGCGCAGGCGTTCGTCGATGCACTCGGCACGCAGAAGGCCGACCAGGCGAAACTGGCCGCGCTGCTCGGCAAGGATTGGCGCACGTTCATTCCCATCGAAGGCGTCGAACGCACGGACGTCGACGCGTTCCTCAAGGCCTACGGCGAGAAGCACGCGATCCAGACCGGGAGCGACGGCACCGCGCACCTGGTGGTCGGCACCAACACGACGTGGACGCTGCCCATCCCGCTGGCGAAGGACGCGAAGGGCTGGCATTTCGACACGCGCGCCGCCGCCGATGAAATCCGCGTTCGCCGCATCGGCCGCAACGAAGACGCTGCGATCGAAGCCGCGAAGGCCTACCACGACGCGCAGATGGATTACGCCGAAGAAGATCGCAACGGCGACGGCGTGATGGAGTACGCGCGCAAGTTCTTCAGCACCGACGGCAAGCACGACGGTTTGTACTGGGCCGAAGACGACAGCGGCGAAATCAGCCCGCTCGGCCCGCTGTTCGGCGATGCCACGCCGGGCAGCGACTGGCACGGCTATCACTTCCGCATCCTGGAAGCACAGGGGCCGTCGGCACCGGGCGGCGCGTACAACTACAAGCTCGGCGACAACATGAGCCGCGGTTTCGCACTGATCGCTTGGCCCGCGAAGTACGACGACACCGGCGTGATGAGTTTCATGATCAGCCACGACGGCACGCTGTTCCAGAAGGACCTCGGGCCGGGCGGCGAAGCGCAGGCGAAGTCGATGAAAGCGTTCGATCCGGACAGCAGCTGGAGCGAGGTGCCTGCGTCGGCGCAGTGA